The sequence GTAAGTTCTCCCTATCCTTTGAATGACTTGCCCTTGTCCTTAAAGCTGAAGCAGCTGTACTCATTACAATATACAGGCCCCTGAGACACATTTCTCCCAGAATTCTCCGAGCTGACTGCTCTTATCATCATCaaatatgataataaataaattataataattttgaGTGGTCATTCACATTAATAACAGTGCTGACTCCAAGGCTATAGAATTCATGAATCTACTTGAAAGCCTAGAACTTACTCAACATATAACTGAACCCACTCATCAACAGGGCAATGTCCTAGATCCCGTAGTGTCAAAAGGGTTAACCAGTGTCTCATATTCCTGTCTCTGGTCActattgtgtttttatggtgCAAAAGCGGTTCTTAGATGCTGGTGATGCTGCAAGTGAGTTCCCTTTTTTGATCCATGTAGTGTGAGCTGCTTGCTTGACAAAATGGTTGCTGCCCTATACCAAGAAATTAAAAATGCCCTAAAGGTGGTACCACTCATGGTCAAAAGGAAGTCATGTGAAAAAACATCACTATCCGTGAGTTGAAGCCTCTGCCTCTGACCTTCTTACCCAAACCTCTTCCCCTAAGTGTGAGAAATTTGCAATTTTCTGAACAATAAAATCACAACCATCAGAGCTGAAATTGTTAGAACTCCTGGTGACCTCTGCAGACAACCTTGTGAAAGGCAGGCAACAGTGAGAAGATTCTCTAGCCTCTCAAACTCACAACTTTGCAGGATTGTAGCTACAAGCAAATCTTCCATTTGATGCTTTGACCCTGTTCCTTCTGCACTCATTAAGAAGGTCTTCAATACCATTTCAAACACGGTCATAAACTTTATTAATACATCCCTTAAAACAGGAGTTTTTCCTGAAACAGAAACCTAACTAAGATTGTGGAGTTCTAAGCAATTAATGACTGATATCAAACCTCCTGTTTCTAATCAAGATACTTGAAAAAGTTGGTTTTCAACCAAATAAACAACTTTCTAAATGAGAACAATCTTCTGGAGAAATTTCAGTTGGGTTTCAGAGCTAATCATAGCACAGAAACTGCTCTCACTAAGACAGTTAGTGATCTGAGACTTAGCACTGAAGCTAAAAAGGTACTGTATCTGTTCTGGTTCTTCTTGATTTAAGTGTAGCATTCGATACTATTGACCATGAAATCCTCATAAATCACTTCGAGAGCTGGGTTGGCCTCTCAGACTGTGTTCCGGACATACATTACAGGAAGGAAATTTTTCATTAGTCTTGGAGAACATGTGTCAGAGACACATTACATAAATTCTGGTGTTGCACAAGGGACCTCTGCTATTCTACTATATATGCTTCTGCTAGGTGAGTCATTAGTGAACATGATGATGATACATAATTGTACATATCATAGAATATTTACATATGCTTTAAACTCCCTgatgcctgtctgtctgcaatCAATAGATGGATGagtaatgttttaaaatcaaatgaGGAGAAGACAGAATTCTTATTAATTGGCCCCAAAGCAAAAAGGGATGAGCTCTTTAAAAGACTTGGCAACCTGATTGCCTTGACCATACTAGAGGTAAGAGGTTAAGAATCGATTTTAAAGTCATTCAACTTGTTTATAAAGCTCTCAATGGCTTATGGCTGACCTACATCACAGACTCCCTGTTACCCATAACCCTACCCAAAAGAAAATTGGAGATGCAGCTTTCTTCAATTGTGCTCCAAAATTATGGAACACCTTACGTAAAAGACATTAGAGAGGCATTAGAGACTCGGTTGAAACCTTTTAAcaggtggtggggggggggggttactaACATTGTGGCTAACCCTCTTCACTTCTCCAGCATTTGTACATGTGAGACAGGTTTTGCACATTTGTGGATTGCTTCCTGTCAGTTTGTGGGCCATGTGACATTTGTGACCTCCCTCCTATTTGTTTGTGGATTTTCGTCCAATTCGTACCGGTGTCATGGCTTggaactttactgttttgactCAAAATTTTTAGTGAAAAAGCTCTTGATAAACCAGCAGTACACTACGTGGCCAGAACCAAACTGCAGAAatcaaagttagcaactagctagtgaaAATAGTGGATAAttaagcagctaaagagccagatatttccctcaggagttgatggagaccaaaacagagctaaaaggagagggaatattgaacttacattTGTCAAGTAGACAGagacacaactccaaatgaatgccaGTGTtattctgtgtctgctggatgtgtgaatagGCAACTGttagctttgtttgtttttcgaGCACTTATTCTTACCAACAGCGATTCCTGGAGGTCCACCGAGCAGCCCTCCTAGAAAGGCAGTTCCTCCTGCCACCATCGCTCCTTTGGTGGAGTTTTTCACCGCGACTTTGATCTGATCATGAGCTGATAATTCACAGCACAGTCGCATGATATCATCAATCCGTGGAGCCATCTCTGCGTTAAGGCACtggtgagagacagacatgtcGTGATTAGTATGAGACAGAATACAAAGTACAGTTTCAGTACATTGGTTTGACTTTAGATTCTTTGTGTCATCAGGTTTTGCAGATAAAGTTGTTAttttagtagtagtagcagtaatGTATCCCAATGTGACTTTAGTATTGACTACAGTGAAAAAGGCGGTTCACCTGCTCTTACATAGATGGTTTAGAGTCCACGCTCTACATGTTTTATTCCATTCTGACCTCAGGAAACATCTCTGGAGGACACTGAATACTGGCAGCATTTGCATATATTTAGCAACTTTGCTTATGGAGTAGCTTACttatattttgatgattgattgatgtacTATTGTGGAGCAAATTCCCAAACAAATTTGTAACTACAACTAATTATTAAACTGACCCGGGTACTTTGGGGTCCCATGGGtaattttttataataataataataataataataataataataataaattttatttatataggcctagcacttttcttaacaatgttacaaagtgttttacaaaggaaaataaaaccaacaaggCAGATAAAATAAGCAAAGAGGAACAAAGAGGTAAAGGCAGAAGTACATAGTAACAGTAGAAGATgcacaataatagtaataataggaCAATAGAATGCACAGgagtaaaataatgataaaaaataagataaaataacatcaattaataggtgtaaaaacagtaattaaaacatatcaaacatttccaaaagctttcacaaagaaaaaagttttaagacGAGTTTTAAAAGAAGCTAGAGACTTAGTGTGTCTGAGTTCAGTGGGTAAGAGGTCCTAGAGAGTGGGGGCTCTGACAGCAAAAGCCTACTGTAAGAGAAATATTGTGGAATGTTCAAACATTTCAGACAGAACCATGTCCCTCAGGTACAATTCACTTTTAGATGAATATTGACAGCAAAAACGTACAGTGTCCTGCAAATGCTATTGCTCAAAGTCAGCACAGACACTTCTACAGTTAATAAATCAATGTGTCAATGAGGTGAAACACCTCATTTAAAGAATGTGGGAAGGTGGCAAAGCAGAGCAAACAACACACCTTGTGAAACATAACTGTCAGAAGCGTTTGGTTTCACTTTTACTTCTACTTTAAAGTtcaacacagcaaacagctgtctgaaaatataaataaaccgATTAAATATATCTGCCCCCGATCTATCTTCATGTTTTCCTCCAAATCAAACATGTGAACAAGTGTTTGATTTGAATACAAACTACTGGACTGCTGTGCTCCATAAACTGAGTAGGAATAAGAGCTACGATGAGTTTGTAGTGTTTTTTCGGTACGAGTTGACACTGGAAACGATATATTTAATCAGCGATGAGGAGGTCAAAATTTACACCATGCTACGATTCGTTTCTATTTTAATACTGAACAAAATATGACTCCAGCTAAGTTGCAGAACACCCCAGGAGTTAGTTCCCTCGTCTCTTTAAGCTTAAACTAGTGATGAGAGACAGATGGCAGCAGCCTTTCCTCCGCCATTATTACGAGGTTAATAAGAGTCAAATAAGTAAAATATTCTTACCCGCAGTCCTGTCCTCAATGTACGGGATGATAGTTTCTGTTCTGATCATGCACCCGGCTTTCCTCAAACTTATGATCTTCGCACTGTATGATGGGATTTTCAGTCGACTTCCTGCTCTAGAAACTATATCAGAGAGTACATAACAGATGACCAAGACAAGATAAGTCCCCTCTACAACATAGAGCACATTAGATAAACGGTTCCCAACGgaagaggattagggccacatgtgaaaaaattatttgagttctgagtttaaagtcagaatCCTGACACTATTCTCAGaactcaaatatatttttcacgTGGTCCTAATGCTCGTCTGTAGTTCCGACCATTTTGGCACGTGAcatcttaaaataaagcagTCTGCCTtgttatttacacatccagtcCAGCTTAGACCCCTCATCACGTTACGTTGTCTACCAGTTAAGTTACcgattattgtcttgattcatcggttaatcattttgtccataatatatcagaaaatagtgacaaataTCTGTTAAAGTTCCCCACAGTCGAaggttttgtctgactaacagcccaaaacccaaagatattcagtttatcatcatgttcAATCAAATCACAATTTTGTGGTATGTGCTATCATCTCGCGACCCTTTGATTAATCCAgcgacccccaggttgggaaacactgaattAGATCAATGTTATAAAGCTATTATAATTcatacaaaacaattaatcataaaatataaattttgaGTTTTTTCACAATATTGTACTTTCTTCTTTATTGAAGGGAAAATCCTCCCTAACTTACTGTGAACAGTAATATAAACAAAAGACGACTGTTTCCATGGGCCAGAATTAGGAGAAAAGTCATCAGTCAATCAGTTGAGATGGTCACTGTGAACTAGTGAGTAACCATGGGTTCATATATTTTGAGATAGTAAATGAAAATCAAAGCCAAAATGAGAGATAAAAACAGGTACGGGTGCTGGCATAGTTTCCTATATCAGCAGCACAGACTGTCTTTCTGTTGGTTAATGTAAAGAGAGTTTTATTTTCAAGGTGGTATTTCCCTTTGACAAACTATTAAGCTGTTAAGCTGTCAAAGTGGCCTAAGCTAAGTTAATACACGATGATCATAGTTGACCGTTTGGGACAAGTCAAAGTTAACGGCTGGTGTTTGGAGTAGGAGGTGAATTATCTTAAACTGAAGAACTCTtcgataaaaaaaaatatcaaaaactcAAAAGTATGGTTATATAGCGTGTCCGCACTTTATCCTGTTTCTATGTGCTTATTCATTTAGATTAGTATAAAATAAGAAGTTcgtttttttaatgtgtaaactAGTTTGTTCATGCACTCTGTTCCTTCCCCTCATGTGAGCATTTGTTGTCTGGCTATTGGGCGGTGCCGTACATTATTGGTCATTTTTACAGCGGTGAGGCTTAGAAAGTTTAAGGTTAAGTTAAGTTTAAGTAAATCCACACTGAAGAAGTAACTTTTTGTACATTAAATGGTTTGTAAACGAGTCATGACTTGAGAAGAGTCCGTCATGTTCCAATTAATGTGGACAAATATGGAAAACAACCCCCGATATTTCACATCAACATGTTGAATACTTCCAGGGGTTGTTGACGTATGTCGTAGTCAGTGACGCATATAGATGGGGGGCAATTAAGTCCCGCCCACTCCGGAGGGGAAAACAATTCATCCCTCTCCATTAACTTTGGTTTGCCTGAAAGTGCCTCCTTGTCACTTCTGTCTGCTAGCAAACTACAGAAAAATGCATAAAGGATGCTATGTGTTGGGATGCGCTACTAACAGGGTGAAGAACCCAGAACTAAGTTTTTATAAGCTGCCGAACTGAACAGTTGATGCTTTATGAAGACAAGGTGGATAACATTACAAGGCTGCACGGACAGCCTGCAGCTCAACAACCTCcgtaaaaatgacacatatacctgctCACGCTGCTAGTCACAGAGAATACACAtttaagtaaaaacagaacagctgtttaattgAAATGTATGCGGTGTTTGTAATAAACGTTTAAATCACAGAATAGCTAACCTGCATTCGGCTGAAAAGCCCGCAGGGAAAACGATtgcatgtctctgtgtgtaatTTCCTGCCTATGTTTACAAACTGTAGTCGCcatatcagctgtgaaaagtgtAATGCCAGCCTGTTATCTTCAGCATATGCTATTAACTACCTTTTCCTCTGTGGTAGACAGGGTACTAAAATAATCCTTTGACATGCTGAAATCTAATGTTATGGCGCCGGTTGTTTTTACCTCAGGTGGGCGTGGTTTCACCTTATGACGCGTTGCGCACAGTGGGTGGAGTTTGATGACGTTCCAGGACACAAGGAGGACTCTCGCAGATAAACAACTTTGAGATCAAAACAATCTCTGAAGAACAGCAACATAGCAGGATCCTTTCCACACAACGGCCACACCCgaagaaaaaacatatctttATTTTGTCAGGTGAGTCAATGTCTAAATCTCTGCATCAATGAACAATAATCACCGTCTATAAGCCTTGAattccttttgtcttttgttctcTTACTACCATCCTCTTGGCTATGTGATGTCTGATCATCGAGTTTCCTTTTGCTCGACTGTTATTTGAACAGAATATTAACTTTGCAGCTGTGATTATAAGAAATAACGCATAACGCAATAATCGCTCAGCACACAgtcagctgttgttgttttccaaGTATCATGTGATAATAGGCCGTTGATGTTATGATATGCTATCCTCGGGGTTTCTTGCATTAAGGCAATGTCCTGCAGTATGTGTGATTGCAGGGAGGGGCTGCTGACATTAGATTCCGGCCAGACACTGACAAGTGGGCAAGAAGGCATCCAGACACTGGGGAAAAACATGGGTCTATTTATGGATGTATTTTTGTCTTGAACTACAAcagaaatgtaataatatacagtatgtaataatgtagtaactattactactactaataattaTCTTGGAATATATTTGCAATGGTCTTACTGTATTTTGGGGTAGATATATTGCAGAGCTAAGAGAAAAATAGGCATGTTTATCATGAATAccataaaaaaatgttatgataACATAAGGATTTGAAAGCCTGagtaaacattatacttgtGTTAAATCTCCACATAAAAAAGTCTTCAGGAAAAAGCGTAAGTCTTACGCTTActtaagtgtaagtacagaaatATTACCAGCAAAGTGTAAAGTATCAAAGGTGAAAGTATTTGTTATGCAGACAAACAGCCACTGTGATTGTTATATTGTTAAATATCATATTATTAGATTGTTGTTGATGACGCATTAAGCTGGAGATgattttaaccacattaaacttAAGTCTGATAAATGTAACCGTGGAAAAAGGATAAGTACTCCTTACGTTAACCAAAAAGTACATTCCAACACAGATGTGTTACAGTGAGATTAGTGTCTCATGTCTACTTTCACTTACTTTGACAGTAAGATTTAGTGTTAGTTGTACACtgaaataatgtattaaaatagtAAGTAAGAGAGTTAAATATATTTACCCAAGAAAAGGATAGAAACCTGCACCACAGactaagaaaaacaaacaagcagtgATGGTATAAATTGAAATTAATACCAAGAGTAAAGACTACAGGGTCGTCAGCTTTGGACAAAAGGTCAGTCAGCTGTTAGTCTGGGGCAACACATCAGACTGACTTTCCTCTTTCATGGAAGGAATCTCAACCAGTATCAGGGATGATATGATACTGCTGCAATCAGTGTAATTTCAGCCTCTTGTATCATTGTGTTCCCTAAGCGGTGTCTGTTCTAAACTTACCACGTCACTGTGACATAACAACTCGGCCTGCTTGGGTTTCTGAGATGGCGTAATGGAAGCAGTTGTTGATACAGATAAGGCATCAGGTCTTGTAGGGTGTTTACTGGGATGGCCTCAAGGTGGAGCCATTTGtactgttttaaaacacaagtgCTATAAAAACTCAAGCACACTCAGGTGACACataatttctcttttaaatatGGAATCATGGACGCAAAACTTCCCAACTACctcaatgtgtttttgtgcattctTTCAATTCACCTgcttgttgttattattttacagACGGCAATAGAGGCATAAAGATGATCGGGAAGATTCTTTCTCATCTGCTTGGGAATGCCAGCGACGACTTTGAGGTGGCAGAAGATACTTTTGAGGAGCTGATGGAGTTCGAGGAGGGAGAATGGGTCATTGTTAATCTCCCAGGTTAGAGATAAACCTCGTTCACATCTGTGTGGTCTAAAGGTCCTCGCCTCAGTGAGGGTGCAGCTGATACATGGTTGTTCTTCTTGCAGAGAACGGGCCACTGTCGGCCCCTGAGGTGGACCCCCTTGAGAACCTGCTGATCGAGCACCCCAGTATGTCTGTCTACCAGATCAGACGCAGAATGAGTGGagaagaggaaggggaggaggaggaggaggagggctctgatgaagatgaagaggactCCTCCAGGTTGTTTTCCATTGCTCTGaccagcccacacacacacatttgtctcAAAAGCCCAAAATGAATATCCATGTCATCCTTTTCCAAAACAAGAGAGTTATATTGGCTACGTCCAGATTCcaaaagtccaatatttaccTCATTACCTTTCTCTTGGTAATAACACAATAATTAACCCCTGCTAGCTACTGTTTCTCAGTCTGCTGGTACAGACTGTTGCTGAGTTTTATCAGCTCAGTGTTCAGTGTGACAACTGATGAGGTAGAATTGTTAACCTGATAGATCACCTGTTATCATCAGTCAACCCATACAGGGAAgacacaaataaagataaacttTATGAGACAATAAACCCACAAGCTCATCAATGCCATGATTTTATGTGAAGTGAGCTACATATAGTACATATGCAAGTGCCTGTAAACGAATTGTCAACATTCAACtgtttatattaataattaagTTACACCTAAACAATTACTGGTAAATAATactaatgttaaaaataatacaaagtcTGTCGGTGATGAAGGTTACATGGCTTTCAGCTGCAGCATATCAATGTCTATCACAGAACCAGCTCCTTTTGTCTGCCAGAGGGCAAAAGGCCGCCTGGAACAACAACTTTTATAacgagggagagaggaaaatatTTCATAACTCACCTCCTCCTGTAATGTTAATCATGTCAGAATGGGGCTTCAGATTGTATTTCTAAGTTGAAAAAGTCACAAATGCgagctgttgtgttttcaaacattttggaAATAGGGCTTGAAATTTTTATTGACTTATATTAGAAGCTAAGAAGTACAGAGAAGCGCTGGAAAAACACAGGACTTGAGTAACTCCAGCACTCAAGCTGTAATTACATTTCCAATAGCATCTGCTTTGTTCTGCAGGCTGACTGCACATAGTAGAACAAATACTGGTTGCCAATGCTGATAAAATGAACAGATGATGAggtaattattttttataagaTCAGTGTTATGTTACAAAATCAATGGCCCAAATGACTGTGTAAAGTAAAAGATGTGGCCTGTAGTGACAAACCCTCAACAAATTATCAGCTCTCTATGGAGCTTTTTAGCTcctttcagcttattgttttggttttatggcctgTGACTTTACAAACCTACTGTACACTAGCACTAAATAGCAGCCAGACAAAGCTAataactagctggtgaacatacaCTAGCACTAAATAGCAGCCAGACAAAGCTAataactagctggtgaacatacaCTAGCACTAAATAGCAGCCAGACAAAGCTAataactagctggtgaacatacaCTAGCACTAAATAGCAGCCAGACAAAGTtaacaactagctggtgaacatagccagatatttttcttggGAGTTGTTGAGGAGCAAAGCAGAGCTGACATGAGAGTGCAGATTGGACTTGACTTCATctggtggacagaaacatgactccagaTTAATGCTAACATagctctgtatctgctggatgtgtaaataagcaaatcTTTGCTAACATGCcatatgaatttaaaaatatgataatacagtatgtcagtgttgtatttaGAGGCTGCCTTTGCTGCCCCCAAGAGGCCAAAATGAGTTAAAAGCAGGTCAGCCAGGGTTTCTAAGGTCAGGAATAAAGTTTCATGCTTAGCTAATGAAACAGTTTTGGGTCAGTTATTTTGAGTTATACTTGGAATGGCTTACATGTAGTTGAGCAATCAAAATAGATGGATGTGGACACACAAATATCAAGACTATTTTAATCCTAATACTGATATTAACTGTACTCTCAGGATTTATTCTAACCTCTTGAGAAATGAGAACTCTCAAAACCCTTGAAAAAATGCAATCACTTGTGTGCAGTAATACTGTCTCTCTCATATTGTATTTCTTCGTTCTAATATTTCATCAACACATATTATAACACTTCCTCTGTGTTTATTCAGGCCAGTGGCAGTGCGGCGACACATCTCCTGGCGCCTGGCTGCCTGGGGAATCCCTCTGCCCTGCAACATCCAGCTGCTGGCTGTCCAGAGGGCAAAGACCCAGGCTGAGCGTAAGAAGCTGAGCCGCAGCGCCCTCCACAGGCAGAACCTGGCTAAGATGCGATTCTCCCCGGCAGAGAGACGCTACGGCCACTTCAAGCAGCCCTGCCAGCGCCTTTACAACTACTGAGCAGGAGTGATGAACCTGCTAGTGAGGGTGCTTGTCAGGTTGCATCCACCACAGCTCAGTGTGCAGCACAGTGCCTTGACTCTGAATCACTCAggttttccaacattttttcacCTCACACACGTAATTCTGCAAATGAGCAAACATCAGCCAAATGAACCATAGCAACACATGCTTTCATTAGGATACAGGCAACCTGCACTGCAACCCTCACGTGTGAAACCACTGATCTCCTGACATGATGAATGACAACGTGGCCCCTCAGGTTGGAAAGCACAGTTACTATCAAATAAAGCCTTTGTACATATATCAAATGAGAGCAGTTGAGTTGTTTGACTTGTTTAGCCTGATTAGATATAAGTAGGGGTAGGGCTTATAGAAAGTTGCAAGTGTGTGAAAGATATTGTAAAGGTGTTGTTACCGTTACAGTGTGTGACACTGATCCAAATTTGAGAACTAGAAAACGTCATACCTGTAGAATACTTTGTTCTAAATGATGATGCAGTTGGCACATTTTGATTGATTATTCCTTGTGTTCAGTATGTGATATATGACGTGCCTTAGCTTTAGATGTTCTTGTGAGAAGTGTATTGCAAGTTAAAAGCTGATTTCATATCATGTTGACCTGTACAGTACTCATGCCTTGTGAAAACATAACCATACTCTGTGAATTTCATAAGAAAAAATGTTGCTTCAAATGCACAGGGAATGATTACGAAACCACTGTTCATGTTTTGTATTGAGACTACTTTTCAGTGGatactcacttttttttttatgttacacAAATTGTTCATGTTAGACTCATGAGTGTAAATACAGTtgatgaatatgtttttttctatttgtttgtatttataaaatgtacaaaaaaattgCAAATAAATCTTGTTTTCTTAAGGTGGTGGCtgaatgtgtttaatgtgtacagtgaataaaacatgtttgttttttttttcttcagggtTCAGTCCCACAGGAAACGCCTTTAATTGATCTCATTTTCGAAGTTCACGCATCTTTGCCATGAACTTCTTCACTCGCTCGGGGTCGACTGCGTTGGCCCAGTGGCCTTCTTTCTTGAAATGAGACCCGATGATCATTCCATTTGCATCAAGGAAATGTTCAATGTTGTCGTGGGTCACTCCAGAGCCTATCAGCACTGGGATTTTCACAGATTGGGAAACATCTGCAAAG comes from Thunnus maccoyii chromosome 1, fThuMac1.1, whole genome shotgun sequence and encodes:
- the si:ch211-260e23.9 gene encoding si:ch211-260e23.9, with the translated sequence MIGKILSHLLGNASDDFEVAEDTFEELMEFEEGEWVIVNLPENGPLSAPEVDPLENLLIEHPSMSVYQIRRRMSGEEEGEEEEEEGSDEDEEDSSRPVAVRRHISWRLAAWGIPLPCNIQLLAVQRAKTQAERKKLSRSALHRQNLAKMRFSPAERRYGHFKQPCQRLYNY